One Sodalinema gerasimenkoae IPPAS B-353 DNA segment encodes these proteins:
- a CDS encoding cation:proton antiporter, translated as MDSLFNLSLPAEDPVLIFSICMAVILIAPLLFERINLPGVTGPIVAGVVLGPSVLNVLEQGQALTLLGNVGLLYIMFLAGLEIDMTQFLRHRDRSLVFGLITFTIPQTLGTIIFRLMGFDWLASILIASMFASHTLVAYPIISRLGIIKNNAVTTTVGGTILTDTVALLLLVVVARSSQGDLDAQFWITLGLALILYVTAILYLLPPLARWFFRNIGSNNKPAFVFVITTLFVFSYLADAIGIEKILGAFLVGLTLNRLIPERSRLMSRIQFFGDGFIIPFFLIFIGLLVDVSVLASGMTAWIVMGAMLATNVGTKWIASMVTRKIYNYSHAEGMVMFGLSTCEAAATLAATLVGYELGIIGDDVLNGVVMMIFATCILGPSIVEYYGRQVAQQDHSDNFQPRNTPQRILVPLANPATSDALIEVAALLRDHKSNEAIVPLTVVTTQPDDDRENAESNVAKAERLLAHAVVHAAEMDLTVNPVTRIAANPAVGMVEAALERRTSDIVIGWNGKQSPEQRIFGGVIDQMLEQTSQQVWVCKLDSPLNTYGRITVILPPLIDYMPGFYEAARSLKHFATQLGVTLNVVTSEESQRQIRQCLETIPLKIETTFTPAATWRDSLKDTDLVVLVSARLGTIAHTGQLEQLPRELAASRASFLVLYPSQREAVVYDVHPPQSPLALFDPQRVQLGLTTSSYEKTVEALLSTAIAKDNPKHWSVLKALVYDDVGYASEILPGMIISHARVPKLDRTLMFMATHPTGVHHEQSAQSIHVVVLLLSPSRVSSQDHLAQLAEIARYLSHVTNLDQVIASQQPEQLKSLFQARRTTAI; from the coding sequence ATGGACTCTTTGTTTAACCTTTCCTTGCCTGCCGAAGATCCGGTGCTAATCTTTAGCATCTGTATGGCGGTAATTTTAATTGCCCCGCTGCTATTTGAACGGATTAACTTACCGGGGGTAACTGGGCCCATTGTGGCTGGAGTTGTCCTTGGCCCCAGCGTTCTGAATGTCCTAGAGCAAGGCCAAGCCTTAACTCTATTGGGTAATGTGGGCTTACTTTATATCATGTTTCTGGCGGGGCTAGAAATTGACATGACGCAATTCCTGCGTCACCGCGATCGCAGCCTAGTTTTTGGTCTAATCACCTTTACCATTCCCCAAACCTTGGGGACGATTATCTTCCGATTAATGGGGTTTGACTGGTTGGCATCCATCTTGATTGCCAGCATGTTTGCATCCCATACCCTGGTTGCTTACCCGATTATTAGTCGGTTGGGAATCATCAAAAACAATGCAGTAACCACCACTGTCGGCGGCACTATCTTGACAGATACCGTTGCGCTGTTGCTGTTGGTGGTGGTTGCGCGCTCCTCCCAAGGAGACCTAGACGCCCAGTTTTGGATCACCCTAGGCTTAGCGCTAATCCTCTATGTCACCGCCATTCTCTATTTACTGCCGCCCTTAGCTCGCTGGTTCTTTCGTAATATCGGCAGCAACAATAAACCGGCTTTTGTCTTTGTGATTACCACTCTCTTTGTCTTCTCCTATCTAGCCGATGCTATTGGCATTGAGAAGATCTTAGGAGCCTTTTTAGTGGGACTTACCCTGAATCGCCTGATTCCCGAACGTAGTCGCCTGATGAGTCGGATTCAGTTCTTTGGTGATGGGTTCATCATTCCCTTTTTCCTGATTTTCATTGGCTTACTCGTCGATGTCTCGGTGCTGGCCAGCGGCATGACTGCCTGGATCGTGATGGGGGCGATGTTGGCCACCAACGTGGGAACCAAGTGGATCGCCTCGATGGTAACCCGCAAAATCTATAACTATTCCCATGCCGAGGGTATGGTGATGTTTGGCCTATCTACCTGCGAAGCGGCGGCAACCTTGGCGGCCACCCTGGTGGGCTATGAGCTAGGCATTATTGGAGATGACGTGCTCAACGGGGTGGTGATGATGATTTTTGCCACCTGCATCTTGGGACCGTCGATCGTGGAATACTATGGTCGTCAAGTTGCCCAGCAAGACCATAGCGATAATTTCCAGCCCCGCAACACCCCCCAGCGAATTTTGGTGCCTTTGGCTAACCCGGCCACCTCTGATGCCCTGATTGAGGTCGCCGCCCTGCTGCGGGATCACAAGTCCAATGAGGCGATCGTTCCCCTGACTGTTGTCACCACCCAACCTGATGACGATCGCGAAAACGCAGAAAGCAACGTGGCGAAAGCCGAACGGCTCCTGGCCCACGCCGTTGTCCATGCGGCGGAGATGGATCTGACGGTGAATCCAGTCACGCGCATAGCGGCTAACCCCGCCGTCGGGATGGTGGAAGCGGCCCTGGAACGCCGCACCAGCGATATTGTGATTGGCTGGAATGGCAAACAGTCCCCCGAACAGCGCATCTTTGGCGGGGTCATTGATCAGATGCTAGAGCAAACCAGCCAGCAAGTCTGGGTTTGCAAGTTAGACAGCCCCCTCAATACCTATGGGCGGATTACTGTCATCTTGCCACCCCTGATTGACTATATGCCCGGTTTCTATGAAGCAGCCCGCAGTCTCAAGCACTTTGCCACCCAACTTGGGGTCACTCTGAATGTCGTCACCTCAGAGGAAAGCCAACGGCAAATCCGCCAGTGCCTAGAGACAATTCCCCTCAAAATCGAAACGACGTTTACACCAGCAGCCACCTGGCGGGACAGCCTAAAAGATACGGACTTAGTGGTACTTGTCAGTGCCCGCCTCGGCACGATCGCCCATACAGGGCAATTAGAGCAACTGCCCCGGGAACTGGCGGCTTCCCGGGCTAGCTTTCTAGTTCTGTATCCGTCTCAGCGAGAAGCTGTGGTGTATGATGTGCATCCGCCTCAGTCACCCTTAGCCTTGTTTGACCCTCAGCGGGTACAGCTCGGGCTGACCACTTCGTCCTATGAAAAAACGGTGGAGGCCTTGCTGTCCACGGCGATCGCCAAGGACAACCCCAAACATTGGTCAGTGCTGAAAGCCCTGGTGTATGACGATGTGGGCTATGCCAGCGAAATTCTGCCCGGGATGATTATTTCCCATGCTCGGGTACCGAAACTAGATCGTACTCTAATGTTTATGGCCACCCATCCCACGGGAGTCCATCACGAGCAGTCCGCCCAGTCTATTCATGTGGTGGTCCTGTTGCTTAGCCCCAGCAGGGTATCTAGCCAAGACCACCTGGCTCAGCTTGCGGAAATTGCCCGTTATCTAAGCCATGTGACTAATCTTGACCAAGTGATTGCGAGTCAGCAGCCGGAACAACTTAAGAGTTTATTTCAGGCTCGCCGAACTACTGCCATCTAA
- a CDS encoding MBL fold metallo-hydrolase, with protein sequence MELTYLDSNSWLLDFDGCRILLDPWLVGPLVFGNSPWLFKGTRPIERRIPGNIDLILLSQGLPDHAHPPTLEQLPRSLPVVGSAGAAKVARGLGYEDVVALSQRQIYTWGDRLQIQAFPGSPIGPTTVENAYVISDLHAGISLYYEPHGNHSRLLKELPPIDVAIAPLVNIELPLVGPFIKGKESALELVQWIKPQYILPTAAGGDVNFEGLLVSILKASGTPEEFQDCLRERQLETDVINPVPWTATTLSLARSMESKSS encoded by the coding sequence ATGGAACTGACCTATCTTGATAGCAACTCTTGGCTGCTGGACTTTGATGGTTGTCGAATTCTCTTAGATCCTTGGCTGGTGGGGCCCTTGGTCTTTGGCAATAGTCCCTGGTTGTTTAAAGGAACCCGTCCTATTGAGCGGCGGATTCCCGGCAACATCGATTTGATTTTATTATCTCAGGGATTGCCGGATCATGCCCATCCGCCAACCTTAGAACAACTGCCGCGAAGCTTACCGGTGGTGGGATCGGCGGGTGCAGCTAAGGTGGCGCGGGGGTTAGGGTATGAGGATGTGGTCGCTCTATCCCAGCGGCAGATTTACACCTGGGGCGATCGCCTGCAAATCCAAGCCTTCCCCGGGTCGCCCATTGGTCCAACGACCGTAGAAAATGCGTACGTCATTAGTGATTTACACGCAGGAATCTCCCTGTATTACGAGCCACATGGGAATCACAGTCGTTTATTGAAAGAACTGCCTCCGATTGACGTGGCGATCGCCCCCTTAGTAAATATTGAACTCCCCCTAGTGGGCCCGTTTATCAAGGGGAAAGAGAGCGCCCTGGAATTGGTGCAATGGATTAAGCCCCAATACATTTTACCAACCGCCGCCGGAGGTGATGTGAATTTTGAGGGGCTATTGGTGTCCATTCTCAAGGCCTCGGGAACCCCAGAAGAGTTCCAAGACTGTTTACGGGAGCGTCAACTAGAAACGGACGTGATTAACCCAGTTCCCTGGACTGCGACGACCTTATCACTGGCGCGATCGATGGAATCCAAATCTTCCTAG
- a CDS encoding RNA polymerase sigma factor SigF, whose amino-acid sequence MTIQESRELKHESLELLQQFQKTPSTELRNQLVQLNIGLVRKEVHHWLKQCNETYDDLLQVGCLGLIRAIERFEMSKGHAFSSFAIPYIRGEIQHYLRDRSPSMRVPRQWLTVHRQAKKVIRQLNSELKRTPTDEEIADALDIPVSEWLEIQLALQNRSPLSLDAPVAEAEDQGTSLGSTVTDRQYRSFQLAEEDRILLQQGLAKLESGTCKVLEFVFLQDLTQKETADRMGISAVTVSRRVKKGLSTLQRIMQENDR is encoded by the coding sequence ATGACGATTCAAGAATCCAGGGAACTAAAACACGAGAGCCTGGAACTGCTGCAACAGTTCCAAAAGACTCCATCTACCGAACTACGCAACCAACTGGTTCAACTGAACATCGGGTTGGTACGTAAAGAGGTTCACCATTGGCTCAAACAATGCAACGAGACCTACGACGACCTGCTCCAGGTTGGCTGTTTAGGTTTGATTCGGGCCATTGAGCGGTTTGAGATGAGTAAAGGTCATGCCTTTAGCTCCTTCGCCATTCCCTACATCCGAGGCGAAATCCAGCATTACTTACGCGATCGCAGTCCCTCGATGCGAGTGCCTCGCCAATGGCTGACGGTACATCGCCAAGCCAAAAAAGTCATCCGCCAGCTCAACAGTGAACTGAAGCGGACTCCCACGGACGAAGAAATTGCCGACGCTCTCGATATTCCTGTGAGCGAATGGCTTGAGATTCAACTAGCCCTGCAAAATCGCTCTCCCCTGAGCTTAGATGCCCCCGTCGCTGAAGCTGAGGATCAGGGAACCTCCCTCGGCTCCACCGTCACCGATCGCCAATATCGCAGTTTCCAACTGGCCGAAGAAGATCGGATTCTCCTACAACAAGGCCTGGCCAAACTAGAATCGGGAACCTGCAAAGTCCTGGAGTTTGTCTTCCTGCAAGACCTGACCCAGAAAGAAACCGCCGATCGCATGGGAATCAGTGCCGTCACCGTCTCCCGCCGAGTGAAAAAAGGACTCAGCACTCTGCAACGGATTATGCAGGAGAATGATCGCTAG
- a CDS encoding aldehyde dehydrogenase: protein MFVESPASATMTLTPTQPSSQAAERLHQQRQFFASGRSQDVNFRLEQLKRLKQAIQEHSAAIVEAVYADLGRPEFEAYFEIAAIAEVNHAIKHLKSWVKPQSIRTGLDQFPSRGRIYPEPLGVVLIISPWNYPFQLSISPLVGTIAAGNCAIVKPSELSPHTSRVIRELIEATFDPAYISCLEGGIEISQDLLAQRFDHIFFTGSTRIGKIVMEAAAQHLTPVTLELGGKSPCIVDAEVNLPVAAKRLTWGKFVNAGQTCIAPDYILVDRRCKDELLTHIKGYIQEFFGENPAESPDLGRLVSEQHFDRLASFLNNGTVVAGGTCDRPSRYMAPTVLDGITWDDSIMQEEIFGPILPVLTYDRLDEAIAQINARPKPLALYIFSNRKAVQQQVLQQTSSGGACVNDTIMQLAVPELPFGGVGASGLGKYHGKASFDCFSHYKSVLHKGLWLDLNWRYAPYEGKLGLIKRVIGV from the coding sequence ATTTTTGTTGAGTCCCCCGCTTCAGCCACAATGACCCTAACCCCAACCCAACCCTCCTCCCAAGCGGCCGAGCGTCTGCACCAGCAGCGGCAATTTTTCGCCAGCGGCCGATCCCAGGATGTCAACTTCCGCCTCGAACAACTCAAACGCCTAAAACAGGCCATCCAGGAGCATAGCGCGGCCATTGTCGAAGCCGTCTATGCCGACTTGGGTCGTCCAGAATTTGAGGCCTACTTTGAAATTGCCGCCATCGCCGAAGTTAACCATGCCATCAAACATCTCAAATCCTGGGTCAAACCCCAATCCATCCGCACCGGCTTAGATCAGTTTCCCTCCCGAGGGCGTATCTACCCCGAACCCCTGGGAGTGGTCCTGATTATCTCCCCCTGGAACTATCCCTTCCAACTCAGTATTAGTCCCTTAGTGGGGACGATCGCCGCCGGAAACTGCGCCATCGTCAAACCTTCAGAACTCTCCCCCCACACCTCCCGCGTCATCCGAGAGTTAATCGAAGCCACCTTTGACCCCGCCTATATTAGCTGCCTAGAAGGGGGCATCGAGATCAGCCAAGACCTCCTGGCCCAACGCTTCGACCATATTTTCTTCACCGGTAGCACTCGCATCGGCAAAATCGTCATGGAGGCTGCCGCTCAACATTTGACCCCCGTCACCCTGGAATTGGGGGGAAAAAGCCCCTGTATCGTCGATGCCGAGGTGAACCTCCCCGTCGCTGCCAAACGACTCACCTGGGGCAAATTCGTCAACGCCGGGCAAACCTGCATCGCCCCTGACTATATCCTGGTCGATCGCCGCTGCAAAGACGAACTCTTGACCCATATCAAAGGCTATATTCAAGAGTTCTTCGGCGAGAATCCAGCCGAGAGTCCCGACTTAGGACGTTTAGTGAGTGAACAGCACTTCGATCGCCTCGCCTCCTTCCTCAATAACGGAACCGTGGTGGCGGGGGGAACCTGCGATCGCCCCAGTCGCTACATGGCCCCCACCGTTCTGGATGGGATTACCTGGGATGATTCGATTATGCAAGAGGAGATTTTTGGGCCAATTCTGCCGGTGTTAACCTATGACCGTCTTGACGAGGCGATCGCCCAAATTAACGCCCGTCCCAAACCCCTGGCTCTCTATATCTTCTCTAACCGTAAAGCGGTGCAACAGCAAGTCCTACAACAAACCTCCTCTGGGGGAGCTTGCGTCAATGACACCATCATGCAGTTAGCCGTCCCCGAACTGCCCTTTGGAGGAGTCGGTGCTAGTGGTCTCGGCAAGTATCATGGAAAAGCTAGTTTTGATTGCTTCTCCCATTACAAAAGTGTGCTGCACAAAGGCCTCTGGCTGGACCTCAACTGGCGTTATGCCCCCTATGAGGGCAAACTTGGACTAATCAAACGAGTCATCGGTGTCTAA